The sequence GCGGCGACGGCCGACAGCAGCGGGAGGACGGTGGCGAAGCGGAGGCGGCTCAGGGGGACAAGGCTGCGCGGCACGGGAGATCCTTTCGACGGAGGGCGCGAAGCCGTCAGCCCTGTCACGATCTTCGGGCCGGCCCGGCTGCAAGGGATTCGTCCGGGCCCCGACGGCCCCGCTACAGGGAGTACCGGACACCGCCCACCCTCCTGACGCGACAGGCCGGACACCCACGCGCCAGGTCACCCGCAAGGCCCATCCGCGTGACTGCTTCCGCCCGGGGCCGGAGCGGCGGCACCGGACCGGACGGGTACCGGGGACGCGAGGTGCGGACCGGGGACGTTCCGCGCTCCTGCCGGACCTGGACGTTCACGCCGCCCGACGGCACCGTCCGCACCAGGCACCGGCAGGGGAACGCACCGCGGCAGGTGCCCCGCCGGCCACGGTGACGGCATCGTGGCGGAGAACGCCGCCGGCGCCGTCCCCACGCGCGCCCGGTGCCGCCCGGCCGGGCCCGCGCCCGTGGCGCGGTGCGTGCCGTCGGCTGCTCGACGGTCTTCTCGGTGCCTCGGGCTCCTGCGGGATCGCCGCCTCGGAAGGAGGAACCCTCCGCCCCGGGGCGGTCACAGGTCCCGATGGGTGGCCCGGTGGGCGATGTGGCGCAGGGCCTGGACGGCGGAGGGCGGGAACGGCGCCCGGTCCAGGGTGCGTTGGGCCCGGTCGTGGCGGTGGCGGATCATGCGTTCGGCTTCGTCCCGTGCTCCTGTGTCGACGATGACGGCCCGGACGCGATCGGCGTCGTGGTCGGTGAGAGCAGGACGGCCCACGAACTCGCGCAGGGTCTCCAACTGTGCGGGATTCGCGCGTTGGTGGGTGAGCGCCAGGAGGACGGTGCGTTTGCCTTCACGCAGGTCGTCCAGGCGGGACTTGCCGGTCCGGTCGGGTTCGCCGAAGACGCCGAGGAGGTCGTCGCGCAGCTGGAACGCCTCTCCCAGGGGGAGGGCGAAGGCGGTGCAGGCCCGGAGGACCGTCGGGCCAGCGCCGGCCAGGGCCGCGCCGATGTGCAGGGGGCGTTCGCAGGTGTACTTGGCGGTCTTGTAGCGGATGACGGTGAGCGGGGTGCGGATGTCGTGGGCCGGGGTGGTGGGGGCCAGGAGGTCGAGGTACTGGCCGTACATCGCCTCCTCGCGCATGAGCTCGCTCAGGTGCCGGACCGCCTCGAGGCGGTCGGCGGGGATGTCGGCGGAGTGGAGGAGTTCGTCGGACCAGCACAGGGCGAGGTCGCCGACGAGGATGGCCGCGCCGGTGCCGAGGTGCTCCGCTGCGGCGTCGGGCGTCCGGTCGGCGTACCGCAGGGCGAACGCGCGGTGGACGGTCGGGCGGCCGCGGCGGGTCTCGGAGCGGTCCATGACGTCGTCGTGGATGAGCGCGAAGGCGTGGAAGACCTCCAGCGCGCTCGCGGTGCGGACGACGGCTTCGGGCAGGGGGCCGCGGGAGCCGGCGGCGTACCATCCGATGGCGCACAGCAGCGGACGCAGCCGCTTGCCGCCGGCGTCGAGGAAGGAACGCAGGCTTCGGGCGGCCGTCGGAGGGAGGCCGTGCTGCGCCGCTGTCCGTTCCTTGGCGGTGAGGAATTCGTGGAGGCACTGTTCGACGGCCGCTCGGACTGTGGGCAGGTCCAGGGCCGCTGAGAGGTCGTCGGGGGTGCTGGTCATGGCCGGAGGCTTCCGATCGGTGTGCGTGGCGCAGCCTTGGTGGTTTGTGCGCTGTATGACGGCTGTGTGGTCGTTACGGGGGCAGGGGGCGTCCCCCGGTGAAGAGCGATGCCGGCGCCGTTCGCGACCGGTGCCTCGGCTTCTGTGGGTGCGACGGTCCCGAGGCGGATCCGGGGGAATCCGGGGGTAGGGGCAGTGCCTCGCAGCGAGGGGAGGAGAGCGCTCAGGTTGCCGCGTCCGCTTCTCGCGCGGGTCTGCCGCGTTCGAGGTGGAGGTGGGCGCGCATCAGTTCGCCCGGGTTGGTCTGTGCGGCGAGCAGCGACAGTTCGCCGCAGAGCACGGTCGCGGCCGCGATC comes from Streptomyces sp. TLI_053 and encodes:
- a CDS encoding polyprenyl synthetase family protein, which gives rise to MTSTPDDLSAALDLPTVRAAVEQCLHEFLTAKERTAAQHGLPPTAARSLRSFLDAGGKRLRPLLCAIGWYAAGSRGPLPEAVVRTASALEVFHAFALIHDDVMDRSETRRGRPTVHRAFALRYADRTPDAAAEHLGTGAAILVGDLALCWSDELLHSADIPADRLEAVRHLSELMREEAMYGQYLDLLAPTTPAHDIRTPLTVIRYKTAKYTCERPLHIGAALAGAGPTVLRACTAFALPLGEAFQLRDDLLGVFGEPDRTGKSRLDDLREGKRTVLLALTHQRANPAQLETLREFVGRPALTDHDADRVRAVIVDTGARDEAERMIRHRHDRAQRTLDRAPFPPSAVQALRHIAHRATHRDL